In a single window of the Pandoraea pulmonicola genome:
- a CDS encoding heavy metal translocating P-type ATPase, translating into MDCPTEERLIRDQLERQPGIDALYFNLLKRELTVVFDARTSAQDTARHSDSVAGTLRKLGMTPVPLGGDAEGSAPPPPEARKHDTWRLAAGGVLAAASEILVWSGVPEHSPWIGAIVVAAILSCGLPTLKKGWIALRHFTLNIHFLMSLAVIGAMCIGQWPEAAMVIVLFALSEKLEAASLTRARRAVEALMRLAPDQASVEQPDGSWADVPAATLPVGTRVRARPGERIAIDGVIEQGSSALNQASITGESVPVDKTVGDDVYAGSINESGLIVYRTNVAPGDTTLARIVRIVETAQQQRSPTQRFVDRFSRIYTPVVVLCALLVALVPPLAFGLAWAPWIYKALVMLVIACPCALVISTPVTVVSGLTAAARAGILIKGGAFLESGRLIRAVALDKTGTLTRGEPRLTDVVPLGETARDDVLVLAAALDAQTTHPIARAVVDAHRDAGLGALPQVTDFEALPGMGVKGRVGQRQYYFGNHRLIESLGVCNAKVEAELTRLEAQARTAIVLTSETQALAVLAVADTLREESREALARLTQMGVRTVMLTGDNRATAQVIGEQAGVSDVRAEMLPEDKWQAVSALREESGHVGMVGDGINDAPALAAADVGFAMGVTGTDSALETADVTLMDDDLRKLPAFIDLSKRSAGVLKQNIVVALGIKAVFFALAVGGLASLWMAVFADVGASLLVIANGMRLLRTKVA; encoded by the coding sequence ATGGATTGTCCGACCGAAGAACGCCTGATTCGCGATCAGCTCGAGCGTCAGCCGGGCATCGACGCCCTCTATTTCAATCTTCTCAAACGCGAACTGACGGTCGTTTTCGACGCGCGCACGTCTGCACAGGACACCGCCCGCCATAGCGATTCCGTGGCCGGAACGCTGCGCAAGCTCGGCATGACGCCGGTGCCGCTCGGCGGCGATGCCGAGGGCTCGGCGCCTCCGCCGCCCGAGGCGCGCAAGCACGATACGTGGCGTCTTGCCGCGGGTGGCGTGCTCGCCGCTGCCAGCGAAATCCTGGTCTGGTCCGGCGTGCCGGAGCACAGCCCGTGGATCGGCGCCATCGTCGTTGCGGCCATCCTGTCGTGCGGCCTGCCGACATTGAAGAAAGGCTGGATCGCGCTGCGGCACTTCACCCTGAACATTCACTTCCTGATGTCGCTCGCCGTGATCGGCGCGATGTGCATCGGCCAGTGGCCGGAAGCGGCGATGGTCATCGTACTGTTCGCGTTGTCCGAGAAGCTCGAAGCCGCGTCCCTGACGCGAGCGCGCCGTGCCGTCGAAGCGCTGATGCGTCTCGCCCCTGATCAGGCGTCGGTCGAGCAGCCCGATGGCAGTTGGGCGGACGTTCCCGCCGCCACGCTGCCCGTGGGCACGCGAGTTCGCGCGCGTCCCGGCGAACGCATCGCGATCGACGGTGTGATCGAGCAGGGCAGTTCCGCACTCAATCAGGCCTCGATCACGGGTGAAAGCGTGCCGGTCGACAAGACGGTCGGCGACGACGTATACGCGGGCAGCATCAACGAGAGCGGCCTGATCGTGTATCGCACGAATGTTGCACCGGGCGATACGACACTCGCACGCATCGTGCGCATCGTCGAGACCGCGCAGCAGCAACGCTCGCCGACGCAGCGCTTCGTCGACAGGTTCTCGCGCATTTATACGCCGGTGGTGGTCCTGTGCGCGTTGCTCGTCGCGCTGGTGCCGCCGCTCGCGTTTGGTCTTGCGTGGGCGCCCTGGATCTACAAGGCGCTGGTGATGCTCGTCATCGCTTGCCCGTGCGCGCTGGTGATTTCCACGCCGGTGACGGTCGTCAGTGGTCTGACGGCGGCCGCGCGGGCTGGCATCCTGATCAAGGGTGGGGCGTTCCTGGAGAGCGGGCGCTTGATTCGCGCAGTGGCGCTGGACAAGACCGGCACGCTCACGCGCGGCGAACCACGCCTGACCGATGTGGTGCCGCTGGGCGAAACGGCGCGCGACGATGTGCTTGTGCTCGCCGCGGCACTCGATGCGCAAACGACACATCCCATTGCGCGTGCCGTTGTCGACGCGCACCGCGACGCCGGTTTGGGGGCGCTGCCGCAAGTCACCGACTTCGAGGCATTGCCGGGCATGGGCGTGAAAGGCCGGGTGGGTCAACGCCAGTACTACTTCGGCAATCATCGCTTGATCGAGTCGCTCGGCGTGTGCAATGCAAAGGTGGAAGCCGAGTTGACGCGTCTCGAGGCGCAGGCGCGCACCGCTATCGTGCTGACCAGCGAAACGCAGGCGCTCGCCGTCCTCGCGGTGGCCGACACGTTGCGCGAGGAAAGCCGCGAGGCCCTGGCGCGTTTGACGCAGATGGGCGTGCGCACGGTCATGCTCACGGGCGACAATCGCGCGACGGCGCAGGTGATCGGCGAGCAGGCCGGTGTGAGCGACGTACGCGCCGAGATGCTGCCCGAAGACAAGTGGCAGGCAGTGTCGGCCTTGCGGGAGGAATCGGGCCACGTCGGGATGGTCGGCGACGGCATCAACGACGCTCCCGCGCTCGCCGCCGCCGACGTCGGTTTCGCCATGGGCGTCACCGGCACGGACAGTGCGCTGGAGACGGCGGACGTCACGCTCATGGACGACGACCTGCGCAAGCTGCCGGCGTTCATCGATCTGTCGAAACGTTCGGCGGGCGTGCTCAAGCAGAACATCGTCGTCGCGCTGGGTATCAAGGCGGTGTTCTTCGCGCTGGCGGTGGGGGGGCTGGCGTCGCTGTGGATGGCCGTGTTCGCGGACGTCGGCGCGAGTCTGCTGGTCATTGCGAACGGTATGCGTCTGCTGCGAACGAAGGTGGCGTGA
- a CDS encoding phospholipase A, translated as MPKTNLATFAPSPLRALQAAAALCLALSHAAHADLSLLQPPRSLSGGAPLQLTLLATQESPGQKTIALPDEIVVRVSNDDFKPTLLHLKRAAVAPAQVTLSDGQFRRVAYSASLPPELRGTVHIEPLDWDASTTTIVLDRTAPPEPMVAAAPAPQTSAASGNAASSATAGVPPDTIAPTSDTEFARISSNEPMYIGFGKNGNANARFQLSFKFHILKPDNPSSKAFLDNLYFGYTQLSVWDLEAESAPFRDSNYRPSLFYYIPDTGMRANWFTSLGVAAGIEHESNGKAGDDSRSINTVFVKPILTFGNPSDYHWTVAPKLYTYLEKKDNSDIQNYRGYMDLLVLWGKPNGWQIGATFRKGMKRNYGSVDVQVTYPLGKLIPGTGGYIWLGYFTGYGEDMLDYNRHSPSQVRIGYSVFRW; from the coding sequence ATGCCCAAGACGAATCTCGCGACATTCGCCCCATCGCCATTACGCGCCCTCCAGGCCGCCGCAGCCCTCTGTCTGGCGCTTAGTCACGCCGCACACGCCGACCTGTCCCTCCTGCAGCCACCCCGCTCGTTGAGCGGTGGCGCTCCGCTGCAACTGACCCTGCTCGCGACACAGGAGTCACCGGGACAAAAGACGATTGCGCTACCCGACGAGATCGTCGTTCGCGTCTCCAACGACGACTTCAAGCCAACGCTGCTGCATCTCAAGCGCGCGGCCGTCGCGCCGGCACAGGTCACGCTCTCGGACGGGCAATTCCGGCGCGTCGCCTATTCCGCCTCACTCCCGCCCGAGTTGCGCGGCACCGTGCATATCGAACCGCTGGACTGGGACGCCTCGACCACGACCATCGTGCTCGATCGCACTGCGCCGCCCGAGCCGATGGTGGCCGCCGCGCCCGCCCCGCAGACGTCAGCGGCGAGCGGCAACGCGGCATCGTCCGCAACCGCCGGCGTGCCGCCCGACACGATTGCCCCGACGAGCGACACCGAGTTCGCGCGCATCTCGTCCAATGAGCCGATGTACATCGGATTCGGCAAGAACGGCAACGCCAACGCGCGTTTCCAGCTCAGCTTCAAGTTCCACATCCTGAAGCCGGATAATCCATCCTCCAAGGCATTTCTCGACAATCTTTACTTCGGCTACACGCAGTTGTCGGTCTGGGATCTGGAAGCGGAATCGGCGCCGTTCCGCGATTCCAACTATCGGCCGAGCCTGTTTTACTACATTCCCGACACGGGTATGCGAGCCAATTGGTTCACGTCGCTCGGCGTCGCCGCCGGTATCGAGCACGAATCCAATGGCAAGGCGGGCGACGACTCGCGCAGCATCAACACCGTTTTCGTAAAACCCATCCTCACCTTCGGCAATCCGTCCGACTATCACTGGACGGTCGCTCCGAAGCTGTACACGTATCTGGAGAAGAAGGACAACAGCGATATCCAGAACTACCGTGGCTACATGGACCTGCTCGTGCTCTGGGGCAAGCCCAACGGCTGGCAGATCGGCGCCACGTTCCGCAAAGGCATGAAACGCAACTACGGCAGCGTGGACGTGCAGGTGACCTATCCGCTCGGCAAGCTGATTCCGGGCACCGGCGGCTACATCTGGCTCGGCTACTTCACCGGTTACGGCGAAGACATGCTCGACTACAACCGTCACTCGCCCTCGCAGGTGCGCATCGGATATAGTGTGTTCCGCTGGTGA
- a CDS encoding CHAD domain-containing protein — MLRDMTRATTATTTASHKVSHAGTAAAEAVALPDAAHARRMPASRLLVMLAASAIVEWPPQPDSAADPATDTSGTIEPETVHQLRIATRRLRALLDVFSPWLKPRWRRRLSHELHWLSVEMGPMRDTDVLATTTLPALRIEHPDIDWPAVDAHVAKLRGDARAQASRALSSERRIALHAMLRQAFGIAENGRAEVRKAKALRRASRTPGKRPRALAKHVHNVVRERYIALFPDCRQLAMLDTEQLHALRVRIKHARYSAEILVPWLRKSMSRPYQDTLRTAQALLGQLNDAVVAQRFCEDLPLSAEQRAVLSGRLDTLIVNATSRAAHVLCHLPDAQTLERSLRNV; from the coding sequence ATGTTGCGTGACATGACACGCGCGACGACTGCGACCACCACCGCTTCCCACAAGGTTTCGCACGCTGGCACGGCCGCTGCGGAAGCCGTCGCACTGCCCGATGCCGCACATGCGCGGCGCATGCCCGCCTCGCGCCTGCTGGTAATGCTCGCGGCGTCGGCGATTGTGGAATGGCCACCGCAACCCGATTCGGCCGCCGACCCCGCCACCGACACCTCCGGCACCATCGAGCCGGAAACCGTTCATCAACTCCGTATCGCGACGCGACGCCTGCGCGCATTGCTCGACGTCTTCTCGCCGTGGCTGAAACCCCGCTGGCGCCGGCGGCTGAGCCATGAGCTCCATTGGCTGAGCGTCGAGATGGGCCCCATGCGCGACACCGACGTGTTGGCCACCACGACCCTGCCCGCCTTGCGCATCGAGCATCCCGACATCGACTGGCCAGCCGTCGACGCGCACGTTGCGAAGCTGCGCGGCGACGCGCGTGCGCAGGCCTCACGGGCGCTGTCGAGCGAGCGCAGGATCGCGTTGCACGCCATGCTGCGGCAGGCGTTCGGGATAGCGGAAAACGGACGCGCCGAGGTGCGCAAGGCGAAGGCCCTGCGACGCGCGTCACGCACCCCGGGCAAGCGCCCTCGCGCGCTCGCCAAACACGTGCATAACGTGGTTCGGGAGCGCTACATTGCGTTATTTCCGGATTGTCGGCAGTTGGCGATGCTCGACACCGAGCAGTTGCACGCGTTGCGCGTGCGCATCAAGCATGCGCGATATAGCGCCGAGATCCTGGTGCCGTGGCTGCGCAAATCGATGAGTCGCCCCTATCAGGACACGCTTCGCACCGCACAGGCCTTGCTCGGGCAGCTCAACGACGCCGTCGTCGCCCAGCGCTTCTGCGAAGATCTGCCGCTCTCCGCCGAGCAGCGCGCCGTGCTGAGCGGCCGGCTCGATACCCTCATCGTCAATGCCACGAGCCGGGCGGCACATGTGCTGTGCCATTTGCCCGATGCGCAGACACTCGAGCGCAGCCTGCGCAACGTCTGA
- a CDS encoding phosphodiesterase produces the protein MLLCQITDLHVTRPNALACGRVDTARALRHAIAAIHRLSPRPDAVIATGDLVDTPYRSEYEVLRESLADLSIPLYLVVGNHDHREWLREAFPDHAYLHTGSEFVQYRVDLGPMTVLVVDTQNPPSPGGHLCETRLAWLDEQLRACAGRPTVVAMHHPPFDTGIQWMDGMGLSAAGREGFGRVMSRHRHVERVICGHLHRSIHASVQGAPGIMASTCVSTAHQIALDLSAHAAEWIMLEPPGFALHLWQPGAGLRTHLAYVGPYDGPYTFEGESVS, from the coding sequence ATGCTGCTTTGCCAGATTACCGATCTCCATGTCACTCGTCCGAATGCGCTGGCGTGCGGGCGTGTCGATACGGCACGTGCGCTGCGTCACGCCATCGCTGCCATTCACCGGCTGTCGCCGCGCCCGGACGCGGTCATCGCCACGGGTGATCTTGTCGATACGCCATATAGGTCGGAATACGAAGTACTTCGCGAATCCCTCGCCGACCTGTCCATTCCGCTCTATCTGGTCGTCGGCAACCACGACCATCGCGAGTGGTTGCGCGAGGCGTTCCCCGATCACGCCTATTTGCACACCGGCAGCGAGTTCGTGCAGTACCGGGTCGATCTGGGGCCGATGACGGTGCTTGTCGTCGACACGCAAAACCCGCCCAGCCCGGGCGGCCACCTGTGCGAGACCCGTCTCGCCTGGCTCGACGAACAGTTGCGCGCCTGTGCGGGCCGTCCGACCGTCGTGGCGATGCATCACCCGCCGTTCGACACGGGGATTCAATGGATGGACGGCATGGGCCTGTCCGCAGCCGGGCGCGAAGGTTTCGGCCGCGTGATGTCTCGTCATCGTCATGTCGAGCGGGTCATCTGTGGACATCTGCACCGCAGCATTCACGCAAGCGTGCAGGGCGCGCCCGGAATCATGGCGAGCACATGCGTCTCGACGGCGCATCAGATCGCGCTGGACCTCTCTGCCCACGCCGCGGAATGGATCATGCTCGAGCCGCCCGGTTTTGCGTTGCACCTGTGGCAGCCGGGCGCCGGCTTGCGCACGCACCTGGCCTATGTCGGTCCGTACGACGGGCCGTACACGTTCGAGGGTGAGTCGGTCTCCTGA
- a CDS encoding sensor domain-containing diguanylate cyclase, translated as MTNVLFNRRRAVPVLATGLVVLLCVLVAWGLARFAADQLVANRSARLLYEERSVASRLAHGTVHTVNQDLILIRGIPQVLAQIEQIQAAAEEIEAHPLTALPHAKAHAALLANPTLKPVNELLRATQLYFGADLVWLATPDGTTIASSDADTPNPLVGENYGDREYFRIAVLGGSGQQYIIGRKTRLPGIYFTAPVYREGRLVGVTVIKLGLRRLSHWVDSGSSFITDKNGVIVLANDPTFTGLAVPGARVFKLAPDERRRLYQQEDFSVVPIENYDLSPSTLGFRADSDTEDGVRDARLVRVRPDDQPYLLEVDTALDSELIIYTMTEVPTLGSLVVERRRYAVLVFAVLLSSAGALFMLVRYLRREKLQLSDTLAKNAALEHEVKYDALTGALSRAHFLKRLRAEVVQAGAAKVPTSIILIDLDHFKRINDTWGHALGDTVLATFVRICHESLREDDICGRLGGEEFAIILSGANEARAIEAAERLREAVQNTHIAVDARTLQFTVSAGVAEWHAGDDDNAWLQRADAALYLAKSRGRNRCACESDLRALPRGGS; from the coding sequence TTGACCAACGTTCTGTTCAATCGCCGTCGCGCGGTTCCCGTTCTCGCTACCGGACTGGTCGTTCTCCTTTGCGTACTCGTCGCATGGGGGCTGGCGCGCTTCGCTGCCGATCAGCTCGTGGCAAACCGCTCCGCGCGCCTGCTTTACGAAGAGCGCAGCGTGGCGAGCCGCCTGGCGCATGGCACCGTCCACACGGTCAATCAGGATCTCATCCTCATTCGCGGCATTCCCCAGGTCCTCGCGCAGATCGAGCAGATCCAGGCAGCGGCCGAGGAAATCGAAGCACACCCGCTCACCGCCCTGCCGCACGCGAAGGCCCATGCGGCCTTGCTGGCCAATCCAACGCTCAAGCCCGTCAACGAGCTGCTGCGCGCGACGCAACTTTACTTCGGCGCCGATCTCGTCTGGCTCGCCACACCGGACGGGACGACGATCGCCTCGAGCGATGCCGACACCCCCAACCCGCTCGTCGGCGAGAACTATGGCGATCGGGAGTATTTCCGCATTGCCGTGCTCGGGGGCAGTGGGCAGCAATACATCATCGGGCGCAAGACGCGACTGCCAGGCATCTACTTCACCGCCCCCGTCTATCGGGAGGGCCGCCTTGTCGGTGTAACGGTGATCAAGCTCGGGCTGCGCCGGCTTTCGCACTGGGTCGACTCGGGCTCGTCGTTCATCACGGACAAGAACGGCGTCATCGTGCTGGCGAATGACCCGACCTTCACCGGTCTCGCCGTACCCGGCGCACGCGTGTTCAAGCTTGCCCCCGACGAGCGGCGTCGCCTCTATCAGCAGGAGGACTTCAGCGTTGTTCCGATCGAGAACTACGACCTGTCGCCGAGCACCCTCGGGTTCAGGGCGGACAGCGACACGGAAGACGGCGTTCGCGATGCACGCCTGGTACGCGTCAGGCCTGACGACCAGCCGTATCTGCTCGAGGTCGACACGGCGCTGGACAGCGAACTGATCATCTACACCATGACCGAGGTGCCCACACTGGGCAGCCTGGTCGTCGAGCGCCGCCGCTACGCCGTGCTGGTGTTCGCAGTCCTACTGAGTTCCGCGGGCGCGCTGTTCATGCTCGTTCGCTACCTGCGACGGGAAAAACTCCAGTTGTCCGACACGCTGGCGAAGAACGCCGCGCTCGAGCACGAAGTCAAATATGACGCCCTCACCGGCGCCTTGTCGCGCGCTCACTTCCTGAAGCGATTGCGCGCGGAGGTCGTGCAGGCCGGCGCGGCCAAGGTGCCAACGAGCATCATCCTGATCGACCTCGATCACTTCAAGCGGATCAACGACACCTGGGGCCATGCGCTTGGCGACACGGTGCTTGCCACATTCGTGCGGATTTGTCACGAATCGTTACGTGAAGATGATATTTGTGGACGTTTGGGTGGCGAGGAATTCGCTATCATCTTAAGTGGCGCCAACGAAGCACGCGCCATCGAAGCCGCCGAGCGACTGCGCGAGGCGGTTCAGAACACCCACATCGCCGTCGACGCGCGAACACTTCAGTTCACCGTCAGTGCCGGCGTTGCCGAGTGGCACGCAGGCGACGACGATAACGCGTGGCTGCAACGCGCCGACGCTGCGTTGTATCTGGCCAAATCTCGCGGACGCAATCGCTGCGCCTGCGAATCCGACCTCCGGGCGCTACCCCGGGGCGGGTCTTAA
- a CDS encoding HU family DNA-binding protein: MNKQELIDAVAGATGASKANTGETIDAVLEVIKKAVAKGDAVQLIGFGSFGSGKRAARTGRNPKTGEAIKIPAAKTVKFTAGKAFKDAVNKK, encoded by the coding sequence ATGAACAAACAGGAACTGATCGACGCCGTCGCCGGCGCTACGGGCGCATCCAAAGCAAACACTGGCGAAACCATCGACGCTGTGCTCGAGGTCATCAAGAAGGCTGTCGCCAAGGGTGATGCGGTTCAGTTGATCGGCTTTGGCTCGTTCGGTTCGGGCAAGCGTGCTGCGCGTACCGGCCGCAACCCGAAGACCGGCGAAGCGATCAAGATCCCCGCAGCCAAGACCGTGAAGTTCACGGCTGGCAAGGCGTTCAAGGACGCCGTCAACAAGAAGTAA
- a CDS encoding DUF1289 domain-containing protein has protein sequence MSELHDRPDSPCIGVCSTLFDEVCKGCGRTAYEVSNWVFFSEEEKAAVWARITREGKAMRFCETGTTTSQP, from the coding sequence ATGTCCGAATTGCACGACCGCCCCGACAGCCCCTGCATTGGTGTTTGCTCGACCCTCTTCGACGAGGTGTGCAAGGGTTGCGGCCGTACCGCCTACGAAGTCTCGAACTGGGTATTCTTCTCCGAAGAGGAGAAGGCGGCCGTGTGGGCGCGCATCACCCGGGAAGGCAAGGCGATGCGCTTTTGCGAAACCGGCACTACGACTTCGCAACCCTGA
- a CDS encoding Cd(II)/Pb(II)-responsive transcriptional regulator, with translation MKIGELAQAAGTDVETIRYYERAGLLAAPPRTDSGYRAYGEDHLEALRFIRHCRSLDMPLADAKRLSELAHDTSVTCEDANQLIEAHLARVHARIHELQALEQQLLHLQAQCQSRHDTSDCGILRALMQGANGEACACHNDTDPIEVACDHNHTHAPDDGHRHA, from the coding sequence ATGAAAATCGGAGAACTGGCCCAGGCGGCGGGCACCGACGTCGAGACGATCCGCTACTACGAGCGCGCCGGCCTGTTGGCAGCCCCGCCGCGCACCGATTCGGGTTACCGTGCTTACGGCGAAGACCATCTGGAAGCCTTGCGATTCATTCGCCACTGCCGCTCGCTCGACATGCCGCTGGCCGACGCCAAGCGCCTCAGCGAGCTCGCTCACGACACGAGCGTGACGTGCGAAGACGCCAATCAACTGATCGAGGCCCACCTCGCACGCGTGCATGCCCGCATTCATGAGCTGCAGGCGCTCGAACAGCAATTGCTGCACCTTCAGGCGCAATGCCAGAGTCGTCACGACACCAGCGACTGCGGCATTCTGCGTGCGCTCATGCAAGGCGCCAATGGCGAAGCGTGCGCGTGCCACAACGACACCGATCCGATCGAAGTGGCGTGCGATCACAACCACACGCATGCCCCCGACGACGGGCATCGGCACGCCTGA
- a CDS encoding EamA family transporter: protein MLRSWQLFALGSAFFAALTAIFGKLGVAHVNSNMATLIRTVIIFAVTLGIVAMRGEWQRPTSLSANTWLFLVLSGVATGLSWLCYFRALQLGPVSGVAPLDKLSVAMAILIGWTVLGEPLTLKTAIGGALIVGGALVLVL from the coding sequence ATGCTGCGTAGCTGGCAACTGTTCGCGCTGGGTTCGGCATTCTTCGCCGCGCTGACAGCGATTTTCGGCAAGCTCGGGGTGGCGCACGTCAATTCGAACATGGCCACGCTGATTCGCACTGTGATCATTTTCGCTGTAACGCTGGGCATCGTCGCCATGCGAGGCGAATGGCAGCGGCCCACGAGCCTTAGTGCGAATACCTGGCTGTTCCTGGTGCTCTCGGGCGTGGCGACCGGCCTGTCGTGGCTGTGCTACTTCAGGGCGCTGCAACTTGGCCCAGTGTCGGGCGTGGCGCCGCTCGACAAGCTCAGTGTGGCGATGGCCATCCTGATTGGTTGGACCGTGCTCGGCGAACCGCTCACGCTCAAAACGGCCATCGGCGGGGCGCTGATCGTTGGCGGGGCGTTGGTGCTGGTGTTGTGA
- a CDS encoding putative bifunctional diguanylate cyclase/phosphodiesterase, translated as MNDTNALRRQVVLADLLLDRQRLLRALSLELRTPSPPGSHSALVVLHVGRGQRTATSQAAISDADLLATIAFRIGSRIRRRDLVGRVSDQQIAILLRDLGSREAAVQVTRRFIRAGESPVPCGNGLLYPILSAGVTHLPQVPVWPATLLEHTSDVADQAIRESASRFLVTEAPSAPTEGIHPPDEAGNEHYWRSAIGRALSDSEFRLHYQPQIDMRTHRLTGLEALIRWQRDDELIMPGEFIPAAERCDVIGPIGDWTLQEACRQLDQWHRDGEEYPRVAVNLSAQQMRVQTLETVRYALRHHRVPPDKLEIEITESSLISHLDEAATLMNELVAMGVRLSLDDFGTGYSSFVRLKRWPFGTVKIDYQFVAGVLLGGYDTELIRAIIAIARKLEIETVAEGVETSAQRDALASLGCHAWQGYHCTRPLPPGHIETFIRDWHGRL; from the coding sequence ATGAACGATACAAACGCGCTGCGCCGGCAAGTCGTCCTCGCCGATCTGCTGCTGGATCGCCAGCGGCTGTTGCGCGCCCTGAGTCTGGAACTGCGCACACCGAGTCCGCCGGGCAGCCATAGCGCGCTCGTCGTGCTGCATGTCGGGCGCGGTCAACGCACGGCGACAAGCCAGGCCGCCATCTCCGACGCGGATCTGCTCGCGACCATCGCATTTCGCATCGGCTCGCGCATCCGCCGCCGCGATCTCGTCGGGCGCGTCTCGGATCAGCAGATCGCCATCCTGCTGCGCGACCTCGGCAGCCGCGAAGCCGCTGTGCAAGTCACCCGCCGCTTCATTCGCGCGGGCGAGTCGCCGGTACCCTGCGGCAATGGACTGCTTTACCCGATTCTCTCGGCCGGCGTAACGCATCTGCCGCAGGTGCCCGTCTGGCCCGCGACGCTGCTCGAGCACACCTCGGACGTCGCCGACCAGGCCATCCGCGAAAGCGCGTCGCGCTTCCTGGTCACCGAGGCGCCGTCGGCGCCGACCGAAGGCATTCATCCGCCCGATGAAGCCGGCAACGAACACTATTGGCGCAGCGCCATCGGCCGCGCGCTGTCCGACTCGGAATTCCGCCTGCATTACCAGCCGCAGATCGACATGCGTACGCATCGGCTCACCGGCCTGGAGGCGCTCATCCGCTGGCAGCGGGACGACGAGCTGATCATGCCGGGCGAGTTCATCCCGGCGGCGGAGCGTTGCGACGTGATCGGTCCGATCGGCGACTGGACGCTGCAGGAAGCTTGCCGTCAGCTCGATCAATGGCATAGAGACGGTGAGGAATACCCACGCGTGGCCGTCAACCTGTCGGCCCAGCAAATGCGCGTGCAAACGCTGGAGACGGTGCGCTACGCCCTGCGCCATCATCGCGTCCCACCGGACAAGCTCGAGATCGAGATCACCGAGTCGTCGCTGATCTCGCATCTCGACGAGGCCGCCACGCTGATGAACGAGCTCGTGGCGATGGGCGTGCGTCTGTCGCTCGATGACTTCGGCACCGGTTACTCGAGTTTCGTGCGTCTCAAGCGCTGGCCGTTCGGCACCGTCAAGATCGACTATCAGTTCGTCGCCGGCGTGCTGCTCGGTGGCTACGATACCGAATTGATTCGCGCTATCATTGCCATTGCACGCAAACTGGAGATCGAGACCGTCGCCGAGGGCGTCGAGACGAGCGCCCAGCGCGATGCCCTCGCTTCGCTCGGCTGTCATGCGTGGCAGGGATATCATTGCACCCGCCCCTTGCCGCCTGGACATATCGAGACGTTCATTCGTGACTGGCACGGGCGCCTGTAA